A window of the Diabrotica undecimpunctata isolate CICGRU chromosome 1, icDiaUnde3, whole genome shotgun sequence genome harbors these coding sequences:
- the LOC140443240 gene encoding uncharacterized protein isoform X2: protein MCTDQQLQDFFEEENKLDITKKMHGRSCNTEQILDRRIQGKTINCETLNEHRRVHAGENPYKCEICIKQFSDASNLRRHLRLHTGEKPYKCEICLKQFIQKSSLTEHTRIHTGEKPYKCEICLKQFTQKSHLKLHFRIHIGENPFQCEICFKRFSRKGSLEGHLRIHTGEKPYKCEICLKQFTQKSHLKLHFRIHIGENPFQCEICFKRFSRKGSLERHLRIHTEEKPYKCEICLKQFTQKSHLKIHFRIHIGENPFQCEICFKRFSDASNLRRHLRLHTGEKPYKCEICLKQFAQQSYLKLHFRIHIGENPFQCEICFKRFSRKGSLEGHLRIHTEEKPYKCEICLKQFRDSSTLRKHLRLHTGEKPVKCEICLKQFAQQSYLKIHLRIHNEENPYQCEICFKQFSDASSLRRHLRLHTGEKPYKCEICLKQFTQKSSLTEHTRIHTGQNPYKCEICVKQFSGGSNLRRHLRVHTGEKPYKCEICFKLFSRNHDLKTHLRRIHTG from the coding sequence ACTTTTTCGAAGAGGAGAACAAGCtggatattacaaaaaaaatgcatgGTCGTTCATGCAATACAGAACAAATCTTAGACCGACGTATCCAAGGAAAAACAATAAACTGTGAAACTTTGAATGAACATCGGAGAGTTCACGCTGGAGAAAacccttacaagtgcgaaatttgtatTAAGCAGTTTAGTGATGCGAGTaatttaagaaggcatttgagattgcacactggggaaaaaccttacaagtgtgaaatttgtttaaaacagtttattcAGAAAAGTTCTTTGACTGAACATACGAGAAttcacactggggaaaaaccttacaagtgtgaaatttgtttaaaacagtttactCAGAAAAGTCATTTAAAACTCCATTTTCGAATTCACATTGGAGAGAATCCTTTtcagtgcgaaatttgttttaagcggttTTCTCGGAAAGGTAGTTTGGAGGGACATTTGAGAAttcacactggggaaaaaccttacaagtgtgaaatttgtttaaaacagtttactCAGAAAAGTCATTTAAAACTCCATTTTCGAATTCACATTGGAGAGAATCCTTTtcagtgcgaaatttgttttaagcggttTTCTCGGAAAGGTAGTTTGGAGAGACATTTGAGAATTCACACtgaagaaaaaccttacaagtgtgaaatttgtttaaaacagtttactCAGAAAAGTCATTTAAAAATCCATTTTCGAATTCACATTGGAGAGAATCCTTTtcagtgcgaaatttgttttaagcggttTAGTGATGCGAGTaatttaagaaggcatttgagattgcacactggggaaaaaccttacaagtgtgaaatttgtttaaaacagtttgCTCAGCAAAGTTATTTAAAACTCCATTTTCGAATTCACATTGGAGAGAATCCTTTtcagtgcgaaatttgttttaagcggttTTCTCGGAAAGGTAGTTTGGAGGGACATTTGAGAATTCACACtgaagaaaaaccttacaagtgtgaaatttgtttgaagcagtTTAGGGATTCGAGTACTTTAAGAAAGCATTTGAGgttgcacactggggaaaaaccagtcaaatgtgaaatttgtttaaaacagtttgctcagcaaagttatttaaaaatccATTTACGAATTCACAATGAAGAGAATCCTTAtcagtgcgaaatttgttttaagcagtttagtgatGCGAGTagtttaagaaggcatttgagattgcacactggggaaaaaccttacaagtgtgaaatttgtttaaaacagtttactCAGAAAAGTTCTTTGACTGAACATACGAGAATTCACACTGGGCAAAacccttacaagtgcgaaatttgtgtTAAGCAGTTTAGTGGTGGGAGTaatttaagaaggcatttgagagtgcacactggggaaaaaccttacaagtgtgaaatttgttttaaactgtTTTCTCGGAATCAtgatttgaaaacacatttgagaagAATTCATACTGGATAA
- the LOC140443240 gene encoding uncharacterized protein isoform X3 produces the protein MHGRSCNTEQILDRRIQGKTINCETLNEHRRVHAGENPYKCEICIKQFSDASNLRRHLRLHTGEKPYKCEICLKQFIQKSSLTEHTRIHTGEKPYKCEICLKQFTQKSHLKLHFRIHIGENPFQCEICFKRFSRKGSLEGHLRIHTGEKPYKCEICLKQFTQKSHLKLHFRIHIGENPFQCEICFKRFSRKGSLERHLRIHTEEKPYKCEICLKQFTQKSHLKIHFRIHIGENPFQCEICFKRFSDASNLRRHLRLHTGEKPYKCEICLKQFAQQSYLKLHFRIHIGENPFQCEICFKRFSRKGSLEGHLRIHTEEKPYKCEICLKQFRDSSTLRKHLRLHTGEKPVKCEICLKQFAQQSYLKIHLRIHNEENPYQCEICFKQFSDASSLRRHLRLHTGEKPYKCEICLKQFTQKSSLTEHTRIHTGQNPYKCEICVKQFSGGSNLRRHLRVHTGEKPYKCEICFKLFSRNHDLKTHLRRIHTG, from the coding sequence atgcatgGTCGTTCATGCAATACAGAACAAATCTTAGACCGACGTATCCAAGGAAAAACAATAAACTGTGAAACTTTGAATGAACATCGGAGAGTTCACGCTGGAGAAAacccttacaagtgcgaaatttgtatTAAGCAGTTTAGTGATGCGAGTaatttaagaaggcatttgagattgcacactggggaaaaaccttacaagtgtgaaatttgtttaaaacagtttattcAGAAAAGTTCTTTGACTGAACATACGAGAAttcacactggggaaaaaccttacaagtgtgaaatttgtttaaaacagtttactCAGAAAAGTCATTTAAAACTCCATTTTCGAATTCACATTGGAGAGAATCCTTTtcagtgcgaaatttgttttaagcggttTTCTCGGAAAGGTAGTTTGGAGGGACATTTGAGAAttcacactggggaaaaaccttacaagtgtgaaatttgtttaaaacagtttactCAGAAAAGTCATTTAAAACTCCATTTTCGAATTCACATTGGAGAGAATCCTTTtcagtgcgaaatttgttttaagcggttTTCTCGGAAAGGTAGTTTGGAGAGACATTTGAGAATTCACACtgaagaaaaaccttacaagtgtgaaatttgtttaaaacagtttactCAGAAAAGTCATTTAAAAATCCATTTTCGAATTCACATTGGAGAGAATCCTTTtcagtgcgaaatttgttttaagcggttTAGTGATGCGAGTaatttaagaaggcatttgagattgcacactggggaaaaaccttacaagtgtgaaatttgtttaaaacagtttgCTCAGCAAAGTTATTTAAAACTCCATTTTCGAATTCACATTGGAGAGAATCCTTTtcagtgcgaaatttgttttaagcggttTTCTCGGAAAGGTAGTTTGGAGGGACATTTGAGAATTCACACtgaagaaaaaccttacaagtgtgaaatttgtttgaagcagtTTAGGGATTCGAGTACTTTAAGAAAGCATTTGAGgttgcacactggggaaaaaccagtcaaatgtgaaatttgtttaaaacagtttgctcagcaaagttatttaaaaatccATTTACGAATTCACAATGAAGAGAATCCTTAtcagtgcgaaatttgttttaagcagtttagtgatGCGAGTagtttaagaaggcatttgagattgcacactggggaaaaaccttacaagtgtgaaatttgtttaaaacagtttactCAGAAAAGTTCTTTGACTGAACATACGAGAATTCACACTGGGCAAAacccttacaagtgcgaaatttgtgtTAAGCAGTTTAGTGGTGGGAGTaatttaagaaggcatttgagagtgcacactggggaaaaaccttacaagtgtgaaatttgttttaaactgtTTTCTCGGAATCAtgatttgaaaacacatttgagaagAATTCATACTGGATAA